The following nucleotide sequence is from Halomonas chromatireducens.
TGGACGATTACCCCCAGATCCTTCACCACGGCGCTGCGAATGGCGTCACCGGCAGCTGCCACCGGCTGCAACTCGCCGTGGACCGCGCCCTGCTGATCGACTGCGGCTTGTTCCAGGGCCAGGATGCTGATCACCTCGACAGCCTCGAGCAGCACACCGTGCGCTTCTCGGTGGAGGACGTGCTGGCCCTGGTGGTCACCCACGTGCATATCGACCACATCGGTCGGCTGCCTTACCTGCTGGCTGCGGGCTACAAGGGGCCGATTCTCTGCTCGATACCGTCGGCACGGCTACTGCCATTGGTCATAGAGGATGCGCTCAAGGTCGGCTTCACCCGCGACCGCGCCCTGATCCAGCGCTTCCTGGAAGAGGTGCAAGGCCGCCTGGTTGCCATCGACTACAAGACCTGGCACACCGTCATCGACGACGAGCGCGACTGCATCAAGGTCAGGCTCAAGCGTGCCGGGCATATCCTCGGCTCCGCCTACGTGGAAGTGGATGCCCAGGACAAGGCCAGCGGCAAAAGCCAGCGCACCGTCTTCTCCGGCGACCTGGGCGCACCTCATGCACCGCTGCTGCCCGCGCCCAAGCCGCCGTACCGTGCCGACGTGCTGGTACTGGAATCGACCTACGGCGATCGCCTGCACGAAGACAGGCGCCACCGCCGCGACCGGCTCAAGGCCGCCATCGACAGGGCACTGGAGAACGGTGGCACCGTGGTGTTCCCCGCCTTCAGCGTGGGCCGTACCCAGGAGCTGCTCTACGAACTGGAAGGGCTGATACACAACGCAAGAAGCGAGCGCTGGCGCAAGCTCGAAATCATCGTCGACTCGCCCCTGGCCGCCCGCTTCATAGAGGTGTACCGCGAACTCAAGCCCTGGTGGGACGCCGAGGCACACAACCGCCTGCGCAGCGGCCGCCACCC
It contains:
- a CDS encoding MBL fold metallo-hydrolase RNA specificity domain-containing protein, translating into MDDYPQILHHGAANGVTGSCHRLQLAVDRALLIDCGLFQGQDADHLDSLEQHTVRFSVEDVLALVVTHVHIDHIGRLPYLLAAGYKGPILCSIPSARLLPLVIEDALKVGFTRDRALIQRFLEEVQGRLVAIDYKTWHTVIDDERDCIKVRLKRAGHILGSAYVEVDAQDKASGKSQRTVFSGDLGAPHAPLLPAPKPPYRADVLVLESTYGDRLHEDRRHRRDRLKAAIDRALENGGTVVFPAFSVGRTQELLYELEGLIHNARSERWRKLEIIVDSPLAARFIEVYRELKPWWDAEAHNRLRSGRHPLSFENLYTVDDHEAHERTVDYLAESHRPAVVIAASGMVSGGRVVNYLKRMLGNERHCVLFTGYQAHGTPGRDIQRHGPNGGWVELDGQRIDIRARVETVSGYSAHADQFDLLNFVRRMRHPPREVRLVHGDPRAQAALQAKLLEWAEGAGHELIVTLGGDYVAEKTENEGAVPSLT